A window of Equus caballus isolate H_3958 breed thoroughbred chromosome 21, TB-T2T, whole genome shotgun sequence genomic DNA:
AATCAAGTGGTGGCTCATGAGAGCTTGAATTCCTGCCCAGCCATGTAACAGGGCCAGCAGTTGTTCTCCACAAATAAACATGTGCCTCCAACCTCTCCAAGTCCCCTGCAATGCAACCTCAATATAGCCACTTGTTGTACAACTATCCGAAGTGAACTTGAACAATAGAATGATCATGAGTGTTGTCTTCAATTAGAATATGTGCCAAATAAGAAGAAATTGATGATCAAATTGCCATCATTTCTGTTTGCTTTGATTATTGTACCAAatagctattgctgcataataagtCATCCTAAAGTCAAATGGTTTAACATAATACCTTTATTATCCCATGGGATTATACCTTTATTATCCCATGGGATTATATGATGTGGAGTTGTTCTGACCTACACTGAGCCCCTTATGAGGCTTTGGTCAGCTGTCCATCTATACATTATGTTTTTAAGACTCATCTAGGATCATATGTGTGGCCATAGGGCATTTTTGTCTTGAACCAATTAGTGTCAATCTACTACATTTGTATTTAGTGTTTCAATGTTAATCTTCTACTTACAGGGAAAAGAGCTTATCATGTGAATTACTAAACTTAGTTCACTGTTTCTATATCCATATATGACACTTTGTTTTCTTCCCAGTTAGAAGAGTCCCCCACACCTATTCAGAATGACACAGCTACCTGCGCTCTAGATCCTACTCTGAGCCGTGCACCATTCTCTCCATTTAACTAACTTATGAGACTATGATAACCTTCAATAGAccatacatatttaaaatgtactctTTCTGGAATTAAAGGAGCCATACAGAAATTGAGAGTGCACACTGCatcattacatttttatataattcaaGAAGGTGTACAATAAGCTTTATCTGccttattatataataattaagaatttaatctcctgagcctcagtttcctgatttctGAAGGTAATGTGAAATATTAAACTTAACTTCAGATGGATGTTGTGAGgtataaatgaaaatgtggaaaTGCCTTTTTAATTCCAAGAAAATGTTCAACAGTAATGaagatatatatgtacatgttatgtgcatttatatatttttttcaaataagcacactcacacacatatatatatacctatacaCAGATGCATGTATAATCTCATCTTTTACATTAACTGGACTTAAGAGAATGTTAGAAAGGatagaaatggaaagagggaATGTTTGAATTAACATGAAATTCAAAGAATGTAGAAAAGTAGACACAGAGATTTAAAGTAGAATGGTTGACGCTAATTTTAATAATGGATTACTTTTCCTATCTTAATGCCCCAAAGCCTCAAAGACAGAACAAAAATGGGAAATTCGCTGTACCATCTATTAATACTGAATTTCTCCCAATTGACTTTAGATTTCTTCTTCCATTTAAGGTAGGATTTCAACACAAAATGCGCTTACACAAGGGAAGCTAAATTAAAGAACCATGAGGCTTAAATTTAATTCcctgaaacaaaattttattgaataaattaggCCTTAGATTATTcctgctgctataacaaattgtcACACTAGTGGCTGAAAAAGGACAAATCCAtggtcttacagttctggagtcaGAACCCTGAAATGGGCCTACATGGACTGAAAGCAAGATATCTGCAGGGCTGAGTGTTTTTGGAGGCTCAGGGaagatttctttcccttcctaTTCCAGTTTCTTGGGGCcacctacattccttggctcatggccctttctccatcttcaaatccAGTAGCTTAacattttcaaatctctctctgacaGGAACTTTTCTGCTTGCCTCTTCAACATTTAGAGGACCGTGAGGGTTACCTTAGTCCCACCTGGGTAACCATGCTATTCTTCTTATCTTAAAGTCAGCTGGTTAGGAAACTTATTCTATCCACCACGTTAATCGTCCCTTGCTGTAAAAAAATAACACATTCAAATGTACTGGGAACTAGACCGTGGACATATTTTGGAGGCTTTTATTCTGCCTACTAAAATTCTTCTTCTGATGTATATTATTTGCTGACATCCGAGGACCCCATACAAAAGAATTAAACACAGGATTTATCACAGCTTCTGGAATGAGTAAATAGACTGTTCCTTCAAAATTACGTACAAATTCACTTTTTGGTGAAGACCTCAAACCACCTACACCTTACTCTAACATAGCACCACAGCCTTACTACTCAAAGAGTAGTCCATAGATCAGGGTCTGTACTATTAACATTATCCCAGAAATTGCAGAATCTCTGGGCCCACAGGATCTGCTGAAGCAGAATCTACATTTGAACTAGCATCCTGGGTGATCTGCATGCACAATGAAGTTGGAGAAGTGGAGAATGGATTTCCCACAGTTGACATTTGGGTCACAATAGTTGTTTATGCTGAGCGCTGTCCTGTGGATTGCTAGTTTTTAGCAGCATCTCTTCACACGTTGCCAAGTATCTACAAAGGCAAAATCATCTCTGGTTGAGAATACTGCCCCAGAGTTTGAGAACTGAAGCATCCTGACAGAAATCCCATCAAGGTCCCATCTCTTACTTGTTGTAACTTTGGGCAGATCTCTAAACCCCTCCAAGCACAGAGAATGGAGTTCATTATAGTATTGCCTCATAGAAGGGGCTTTTATGAGACTTGAATCACGCAATCCCTAAAAGCTGCTAACCTTAGATTATAGTGCATAAAAAGATACCAATATTTCTcttataattaacaaatattttataatgaggtGTTAAATGATAGCTTTGaatctttaatataaaaattaaatagaattttggGGCAAAATTTTCATGGAGCCAAGGAATGTAGTGCTCAAAATCTTATATCAGAGTAACACAACTCTGCCCCTTGTTGAAGAGGAGGGCAGGAATTTTCTGGAGACTCAGGGGCTGTGTCCCCACCACAAGTCAATGCTTTGAAGATCCAAGGGATGTAGCCAGACAGGCAGTTTTGTCAGTCTTACGTGTTCGAGAAAACTTTAACTCAGAATTGGGAAAAGGTGCTAATAGGTTATACCTCTGGAAGGGAGGAGAGTCCCTGGAGAAGGTGTAAAAAACAACTGGATTCACTTGACTCCTAATCTGGTCTCTTGGGAACAAAGAATCAGGAGGGaaagtttttttctgtttagacCAGTGTCCCACAGGGAAAGAATGTGCTTCGAGGCTGGAAGAACAATAGGGAAATATGCCTAATGAGCACTGTaggaagctgtaaatattttttctgttgcaGTCCCTGAGTGTGTGCAGCCTTGGGCTGGATGGGACATGGTTGTTTCTTTGGGCTCCTAAGTGTTACTGGAAGAACAATTCTTACCTCCTTCCTGCTGTCTTGTCTGGGGACAGATCTTCGGTCTCCATCATCAACCACCCAGGAAAGAATTTGGGCTTTCACATGGAGACCTTCCTTTCAGAGGTCCCTTCTAGGTGAGTTCAAGAGCCCAGTAAATAGTCTAGGAGAGGGATagagagaatggaagagaagaaTGTTTACCTGAGGTCACCTAATAACTAATCCAGCCTAGTACTGAGCCCAGAGATCACAGTAGTTATTTGCTTGCTTGATAGATTAttaatttgttcttatttataATGCTGAAAGGAAGTGAATATTGAACTCAGCATCACAGGGGTCGTTGCTGACAAAGAAATCATGGTTAAGAAGCCAAATTAAAACAGGGAATGGAAGGTGTAAAGTCCTTACAATAAAGGTAGGACATaatgctgaggatttttgcaatCAAAGGGcatagaaaaatagcaaaataggTGTGAAAGGATGTATAGTGAAGTGAgggcatttcttatttttaagaatggGGCATATTTGACTTTATTTCTGTATTGATCAGAAATATCCAGATCAGAAAGATATTACCTTACAACAGCTGTCCATGAGACACACATTTTGCAGTATCTTCTCTCATTTGCAGTATTtacatgaaagaaattttaatttaattggtGAAAAGGGGTATGCAAATAACTTTACCTTGCAAACATTTCATTACCTGTGAGGCTGAATATGTAGCATccagcatcacagccacacacAGCCGCCATAGTATGACAAGCTACAGGTGGGTCCTGTGGTTCCTAGACCAGGAAAGGAGCATAGGCCACAGCAgagagagcactgaatcttaaccactagaccaccaggactggctgtTAGTGAGTTAGCCATTGGCTATTTCTATTGTAAATTATCTGTATAACCCCCTTTACATTTGTATAGTGGAtcagagtgatttttttcctctttatgactgcattttttcaaatgagaaattgAAGATTGTTTCATCAGTTTTGCTCTTTTTGCCATTTAGTTCTTTCACGTATAAGTGTATGTAGTTTTTTAGTAATGTGTAGTCAAATCTACCAGTCAGTCATATTTAGTTCTTCCCGttgcttttttaactttatttccttGCTTAAAACAAAATGATAGGAAGGCTCTTCTGTACACTTAGTGCTAATAAATCACCCTTGTATCTGTTACTAACTAGTCTTCGCATCCTTGTTAgtccttatttttccttttggtctttTGTGATCAGATCTAGTTCTAAAAGTTGCATCATCTGGATTTTGGCCATCATGTGGAAGGCATTCTTGTTTCAATTTGACTAGAGATCACCTTTACCTTCCATAAAAATGTGTGAAATCCACATATCTTTATATAAGAGGAATTATAACTTAGATATTACTCCTCCCCACATTTTATGCCTCtcttttatactattttatttccaagtctttggCAGCTTAGTTTTCAATAAGTGACCCATGTTGATGTCATTAAATTATTACTACTTTATGTCTTTATATAAGTTAGTTGTAGTTTTCCATTCAATTATGTTTCATATAGTTCTTTCGAAACCACTATATTTAACCTATCAATATTCTCATGGCCATTCTTTGTTCCATAAATTcttagtttctttaaaagttttctttctacattttgtGCACACATATCCATACAGTTTAAACTCAAACGCACACTTAGAGTACCGAGCACTTCATAAATTCTCTGTATGTTttagtgcagtcttctttctagcttgtctctccctttccttcttgctCAGCAGTACCTTGTGAACGTCCCTCTAATCAACTAGCAAAGTGCTGATTCATTTATTTGATGCCTGCAAACATTTCATGGTGTGGCTGTGCCATTCGCACTTTTGACGGGCTTTCATATTCTTTCTCATTAAATCACTATGATGTGAatactacaaaaatattttggaattaattTAAAACTGCTGTTCTCATGAGggatattttttccctcattaCACTACACTCATATTACACTGAGTAATATCCAGAGGCATTTTGGCTGTCACACTGGGAAGACGTGGATGGATGCAGGGATGCTCTGGGAATCCTACAATGCCCAGGACAGACCCCACACCAGAAGGCCATCTGCCCCAGAATGCCAGTAGTGCTGAGACTGAAACACTGAGTTAGAGAATACCTATATTTTCACTACTTATACTATTCTTCAGAGTGTTTCCCAATGTGTAACACTTCACAATTCTGCCAGCAAGATTAAGAGTACTCTTTTGCTACGTGTTTAAAAGTTCCAACCCCAATCAATGTGACAGCTCTTTAATGTCATCCCAGGCTGATGGGTGTGAAAGAATTTTTTGTCATTCCCTTAGCTATTACTGAGTTGAGCAAAAGTCATACATCACATCAACTTTTgatttatctattattattataagtcCATGTATTATACGCCAATTTTTCTACAGTcattagaattttaaatgatttgtacAGATTATGTTTCTCAATTGACTTTTGAGGACACTTTTAGCCAAAacagttttatattttgcttaCTTAAATATGCCTGTCTTCTTACCTCTGAGTTGCACTCCTTAATTAACGTAATATTGTCACTTCTTAGATTTTATATGTAGTTTTATAGATGTTCAACTAAAGTGCATTGTTTACTTAAAGTGAGGTCTTTAAGCTGTCTGATAATTTGCAAGAAGTGTATAATGGgaaatcaatttattttcttccagatagATAGGCATTTATGCCAGCTTTTATTCATCAATCCAACCTTTTCCAAATAAATTGAAATGTGACCTTGTCATGTATTAATGCCCATATGTACTGACCTAATTCCTGAATCATTCAACAAGTAATAAGAGAGCATCTActgcatagcagaagttctattaATATTTTGTCATGCTCTTTTGTGCcatgtttctgtgaatttgattATTAATCTATGATGATATTGTTAAATTATTCCTATTGTAGATCttatttctgttagttttttaTGCTCCAtccaatattttttctaaaacatttgtGTTGAAACCACTCTGCACAGCCTGGTTTCATTTTCTCTGCCATTGCTTTTATTTCATAacttcttattttcttaatttagtttCTATATAAgtgcacatatatttacataacattctgagaacacaaaaatgaacaaagttggTGAACTACCTGATCCTTTGGATCTTGTGTCACTATGGAGAagtcagaaaataatgaaataatgtgtATATGACATAATGTCCTCAGGCATAAATCATACAAAGCAAGCTACTCAGTGTAAAAGGATAGAATTTTCATGGTGTGTGCAGGATTTATAGAGTAAGATCTGGGTAGGCCTTTGCATGTTGGATGAAGACCAAAACCAGAACAAGAGGATGCCCACTGCAtttatcacaaaaaaaaaaaagacaaaactctaaatccaagaacaaagaaaagatgccacataagaaaaatgaggaagaggtTTGACTCATACACTATTGGACTAAGTAAAAACTAATTGGTCAAGTAAATATGGAAAAGACACAGGAAATATAAACCTTCCAAGACTTTATGTAAAACATGCCAACTTTTGTTATACTTTACATATTTCCTTTTATcaatttttggtttatttccttttttatatttttcagttctttggttGACCATCTCACTGTgctcatccagtcttctcccaataacTGTGAGTATCCTTATgggtttttgtttgaactctttgtcaggtaggttgcttatttctgtttcatttagttctttttctggggttttgccctgttcccttgcttggaatgtattcctttgtctcttcattatgcctctttctctgtgcttatatctatgtattaggtgagtcagctatgtctcctgagcttggagaagtggccttatttaagagatgccttttgagggtCAGCAGTGTGCTTTGCTCTTGTCatcagtccaaatgatccaggccTGACCCCTTTGTGGGTTCCttatgtccttctgctgtggcagggttgctcttaatggaTGTAtgcagggagtctagtctttccctccctggccagctgtttgtaaatctggtttggggagcctcagcactgttggctttAAGGTCtgacagcacactcctgttgcactTTTCCTGATAATTGGGTGcatacccagtgtagctggttgttaggctcaggggcttaaaGTTGCTATAGgtctcaggcctacaaggctgttgtcagttctcttaggagtgcagctgagcagggctggccctaggcatgggagcacacaattgtttcaggctttggaaggtggggctgatcctttttatggctatttgtgaagctcaggtcttctgctgctgataagccccaccccctaCAGGTCCACACACATCATCAACagagtcctggtccatgcacacttcctaaCCCCCTGGAGCATATCCTGACGCTGCCCTGCAGagacccccacctctccaccaatgccccctacagttcacctggtcctcacacatgccctgccccacagaggtggacacactcacctgcctgtagaggatcaaggcacccagtcaatgcagactgaaaagtagcctgagggcttgcttttGGGTGGAGCTGGTTCCTAGGGCTggctgcctgacctggctgaactagattaaatctgagctctagtggatgtggcagaccccttggctaacaggccaggggaagaacttcaatggcttTTCTGAAAGGATCtgtatcagcatgcctggactaggcgacaacaatggccaccaccaatgtctcagtctctggagaggtctctcctcttaccaagatgcacccagagcctactaggtgagtctcttttcaccaaagggctgttagccttctttctggtgattttagggtGCTCACTGAGATGGGTAAATTTGTCCATGGTCTCTTTAAGAGCCAGGCTTTTTGGCTTTcctccaatagcttttctgggggtattccccactgcacttaatagccagtgaagccagatagtaagaccttcgtctcagttgggctgagtctgaaggatgcttatagtggtaacggcacccactctggacctcactcctccagggagggctgcataccttagagtggctcccacctggccggCTGTGAAACTCTgctgctcatgaaggtggcttttttttctctccggaaggaatttctgcctcttccgccttagtcaggactgtcccttgttatgggggttctttttatccagttttcagttttctatccagggtaatttttccaaaaatagttgtaacctgtttgtgttcgtgggaggagatgagtgcagagtctgcctacaccaccatcttgaagAGATCTCCCTGTTGGTTTATTTCCTGTGCTCATTTTTCTCTTGGAGTATTTAATCTATCAGGTATTTGACACTATAAACATATCAATATTTCCATCATTAGGATaaagatacttttcttttttattatttttcctgggcatcaaggaaatagaacagaaaTTGGGATGTTGCCAGAACCAAAGAAGCTTCTCTTTATCACATAGTATCAGGGAACATTGGAGTTTACTGGATCTCTTCCCCTTAatgttcatttcatttctctctgcctctctctctctctcactgtgtgTTTATTGAACatacttttcttttatctttctttaaaacCAGGGCAGAAAATGACCATAGCAAAATAGAGCCCCAAGTTTATTGGTCCTGGGAGGTGTACAAACTGGAGTTTCTGGGTACCATTTTACAGTTTTTAGAAGAAAGGTAATCTGATCTGACCAACTTGAGTTGCATCCACTCATAGTCTAATCAGGGTGAGGGAGGGTGAGAATGACATGGCAAAAACACATCCCCAGAGGccatggtggtagtggtggtggtggtggtggtgtgggtgtgtgggtgtgtatgccTTGTGGAATGAGAACAGTCCTCAGAGCAGGGGTACATGACCTTATATATTCCAAGATGACCTTCATAATACAGAGGCCAGAACTCAATCAACAGATGATAGTAAGGAGGGAATTTATTTCGCTTCATGGGAGGACTTTACAACCAGATTTATAAAGTACAACAGTTACATAGTGTGAATGAATGACCTCCTGTGTCTTGAAGTTTAAGCAGCAGCAAGGCCACCTCATTCTTTGAGATTGCCTGGCACCAGCTCTGATCACTCTCTCTCTTACTTATTCCCCTTCTCACACTTACTTCCTTTTTTGGACTTGAATATCTGAAAGTGGTATAGTCTTTGGGGCCTTTGCAGTGGCCATTCCCTCTGGCCGAGACACACTTCCCCAGATAACCTCATGTCGCCCACTCTCTCCTTCTTGTGGACTCTGTTCAAATGTCAACTTCTTTACTGGCCTTACCTGaacactaattttttaaaaaatctcctatCCACTCTCTCCTTAtacttgcttttgttttctccaggGTGCCTGTCACCATCTGACATATatacaatgtttttattttctcatattcatTCACCATGAGGGGATTGTAGGGCCTTTTGGTTTTCAGCACCCTGTGTATATTGCCAAGATAGTGCTTAGGACATGGCTGACACTCACATGTTCCCAAATGCATGAAAGAATTTCTCAATGAAACTAGAATGCACCACCTCTTGGAGAAATTGGCATGTTGGACAAAAACTCAAAATTAGAGATGAAACAGGGGATTCTCTGAAAGGGAACAGATCCATTCACAAACCATTGGGATTATTTTCTAGACCACAAAATATAAATTGTAGAATTTCAACCATGTGAGTAATGCCAGGTTGTGTAAAAATTAGTCATGGTATTTTCCTCTTTCCAAGTAGTCGCCTGCACCACATGGAACCAGGGAACCTGACAGgagtttcagaatttcttcttctgggactttcAGAAGAACTGAAATTGGAGCCCTTCATATTTGGGCTTTTCCTCTCCATGTGCCTGATCACTGTGTTtggaaacctgctcatcatcctggCTGTTAGCTCagactcccacctgcacacacccatgtatttcttcctctccaacctgtcCTTTGTGGACATCtgttccacctccaccaccatcccaaAGATGCTCCTGAACATCCAGACTCAGAGCAAAGGCATAACCTATGAGGGATGCATCACCCAGATGTATTTTTTTGTACTATTTGTAATGTTGGACATCTTTCTCCTGACTTTGATGGCCTATGACCGGtttgtggccatctgccacccccTGAACTACAGGGTCGTCATGAACCCCAGGCTCTGTGCACTGCTGGTTCTGGTGTCCTGGATCTTGAGTGCCCTGGATTCCTTGTTACAGAGCTTAATGGTGTTGCAGCTGTCCTTCTGTACATACTTGGAAATCCCCCACTTTTTTTGTGAACTCAATCAGATGGTCcaacttgcctgttctgacacTTTCCTCAATGATATGGTGACATATTTTGTGGCTGTGCTGCTGGCTGGTGGTCCCTTTGCTGGGATCCTTTACTCATACTTTAAGATAGTCTCCTCAATACGAGGAATTTCATCAGCTCAGGggaagtataaagcattttccacctgtgcatCTCACCTCTCCgttgtttccttattttattgtacGGGCCTAGGTGtgtacctcagctctgctgctaccCACAGCTCACACTCCAGTGCCACAGCCTCAGTAATGTACACTGTGGTcacccccatgctgaaccccttcatctactGTCTGAGGAACAAAGACATGGAGAGGGCTCTGAAAAAATTCTTTGGGATGGCAGGTATAAAAGGACCAATTGTCATAAGGCTAGAGAAGTGTCCGTGACTGCAGGATTCAAAGTTCAGAGCCAGATATTGTGGTTTGTATCAGATTGTAGAAGTAGAACAtgcctcttctattttttcctggaatttttattcctttgatttCAACTTCCCTGTACAATTTATGTAGCTTACTGTATTAAACTATGTAATTTCTCTGTTATGCAAGAGTTTTCCCTTTGTCATTTTCCTACACTCCCGATGTTATTCCCATCTGTGGATGTGAAATATTAGGAAATTCCCATTTATCTCAAGGGACTACATGGATCTCTTAAGAATAATTTCTTCTCAAATGAAATATATCATACtgagtattttgtttgtttgtttgactaAAGAATAGTTATGAGTTGTACTGATCCTATGGATAAAACTACTCTCAGCAACCACAGTCATTTAAAGTTTATAACAGAGGAAAATCTGAGACAACTGCTTTTCACTTTGGAGAACATCATTCCTTTGTATATTACTAACTTAAATGCTCTTCCTGATAAAGCAGACTTAACATACTGGTTGTTACAACTGATCATGCATCTTTTTCTACTCATTAGGATCCTGTTCAGTTATTCAGCTCAGTGTTCTCCATCTGTGCCGTAGTTACTAGTAAAAACTGATAACAAAATACATGTCTCCAATTGGAAtctaaacaaaaagacaaatataaataaattgattaaCATAATATAACCTTAGGGTGAGAGTAGACCTTAAATATGATTAAGCAAAATGTTAAATCATACATTTTTACTATacaaaaaatgtgtatatatgtgtatgtatgtatatatttgtatacatttttctttgaaataaccacacacacatatacatacatgcacacagaaTCATTTATACTTCCGACATCATGTTGAAAGAAAGCTTTAGAGAAAGTTGAAACTTAAAGAAACAAATGTACGAGCATTTAAATTAACATGAAATTTCAGGAATGTAGAAATTTAGACATGAATATTTAAAGTGGAATGaccttaattttaataataaattacctTTCCCATCTTGATGCCTCAAATTCAGAACCACATTTACACTTACGCAGAGGGGAATTCACTGTATCAGCTAATGGAGCCAAATATCTCCAAATTGACTCTAATTTGTTCCTTCTATTAAGCTGGGAATTTAACACAAAATGCCTTCACCCAAGGGAATCTTAAAAAACGAATAGAGAGGCTTAAACTCAGTTCCCACAAATAAACATTACTAGAGAAATGTCTGAATTAGattttattgctgctgtaacaaattaccgccttaggctttaaaaaaacacagaaatttttttcttaaagttctaGAGATCAGAAGTCAAAATGAGTCCCACTAGGCTAAAGTCAAGATGTCTGCAGGGCTGAGGTAGGTTGGGTTGCTCCAAAGAAGAATGTATTTCCTGCCTAAATCATTTTCTAGTGGCTaactgcattccttggctcatcccctccctctgtcctcaaagccagcagcatagcattttcaaatgtctctctgactccaatttgctttttctgtttccacATTTAGATAAGCATTGTGATTACATTAACCAACCTGAATAATACAGACCAATCTTTTTATTAGCAACCTTATTCCATCTCTGGCTTAATTCCCCTTTGCTCTATAAACTAATATATTAAATACTTCttgggttaggatgtggacatcttttgaggcccttattctgcctactacaaaATCATTTTCAGATGTATATTACTTGATGACATTCAAGCGCCCCTATATAAAAGAATCAAACACAGACTTTATCATGGCCTCTACAAtgagtgaaatatttttctttcagagttACATACAAAGACGATTTTTGCTGGAGAAGACCTAAAACTACCTACAGCTGGTTCTAACACAGGACCACACCAGCTGCTCAAACTATTATCCATAGACCAGGACCTGCAGCATGAACACCACCTGGGAGCATGTTACAAATGCAGGATCCTCGGGACCACCTGCTGAATCAGAGTTTGCATTTGAACTAAAATCCATGATGATGTATAAGCACGATGAAGTTAGAGAAGTGCTGGTGTTGAATAAGGTTTCTCACCCTCTCACTGTTGACTCTTGGGGCTGGATAAATATTTGTGTTGGgtcctgtcctgtgcattgctgGTGTTTCACAGGATCCCCTCACTCATTGCCAAATATCCCTATGGGCAAAATTATCTCTGTCTCAGAGTTTGAGAACTGGAAGCATCCTAACAGAATTCCAGTCAAGTGTCCATCTCAATTTGGTGTATAACTTTGAGCAGAACGTTAAATCCCTCCGTGTAACATTCCTGAAATGGAGAATGGAGAACATAATAGTACTACCTCATAGAATGGACTTTTCTAAAAGCTAAATCAGACAGTCCCTACAAACTGCTAAGCTGGATtatggcacatgaaaagatttaaatatatgttttaa
This region includes:
- the OR7A17D gene encoding olfactory receptor 7A17; this encodes MEPGNLTGVSEFLLLGLSEELKLEPFIFGLFLSMCLITVFGNLLIILAVSSDSHLHTPMYFFLSNLSFVDICSTSTTIPKMLLNIQTQSKGITYEGCITQMYFFVLFVMLDIFLLTLMAYDRFVAICHPLNYRVVMNPRLCALLVLVSWILSALDSLLQSLMVLQLSFCTYLEIPHFFCELNQMVQLACSDTFLNDMVTYFVAVLLAGGPFAGILYSYFKIVSSIRGISSAQGKYKAFSTCASHLSVVSLFYCTGLGVYLSSAATHSSHSSATASVMYTVVTPMLNPFIYCLRNKDMERALKKFFGMAGIKGPIVIRLEKCP